In Gloeomargarita sp. SRBZ-1_bins_9, one genomic interval encodes:
- a CDS encoding N-acetylmuramoyl-L-alanine amidase — protein MVRGQTVWLAGAIGCCLVAVPAWANTLTNWRYDRTGQRLEFGTALPTQPQVQVLRDPPRVVVDLPGTVLGRPPESRDILPLLGRESPVRQVRLGQFDPQTVRLVLELYPEYSITPEAVQVQSLGVNQWVLTLPRQLARSPVTRPPVEEPPPILIEGVQVTDGGLLVRLRGQIPQAQVRRSPNRQEIWVDIPAALAARWQTEALNLASLGVLRFQVQQVQNQPPITRLTLQVDENSPDWQVITQGQGLVLSPKAQRYGPEAAAVAPPVQRLRPLLPSLIPVIDNVEWDRTHQQIVLRANRPFSYRQSWEREPGLNFASLRMILEGVRLSPRAEQALKGIPGLTVAVESGPGNQLTLLWRPSQQMRLLGIQELAPQVLAVQLLPVGTADQPPLSALARWLSRRPQPPTATVPQPSPPPVNPPQPTPGRLVVVLDPGHGGRDPGAIGIGGLRESELVLDISRQVAALLEQQGVQVVMTRTADVEVDLEPRVALARRVNATIFVSIHANAISLSRPDVNGIETYYFHPGSYALAVELHRSMLQASGLADRGVRRARFYVIRHTPPTMPSVLLEVGFVTGARDAAFLSSPQGRRAMAQGIAQGILRYLRVRP, from the coding sequence ATGGTGCGAGGACAGACGGTATGGTTGGCGGGGGCAATCGGCTGTTGTTTGGTAGCAGTACCGGCTTGGGCTAATACCCTGACCAACTGGCGCTATGACCGCACAGGTCAGCGCTTGGAGTTCGGTACGGCGCTGCCCACCCAACCCCAGGTGCAGGTGTTAAGGGACCCCCCCCGCGTTGTGGTGGATTTGCCGGGCACCGTTTTGGGGCGGCCCCCGGAAAGCCGGGATATTTTACCGTTGTTGGGCCGCGAATCCCCCGTGCGGCAGGTGCGTTTAGGCCAATTTGACCCACAAACGGTCCGCCTGGTGCTCGAGTTGTACCCGGAATACAGCATTACCCCGGAGGCGGTACAGGTTCAGTCCTTGGGGGTCAACCAATGGGTATTGACCTTGCCTCGGCAGCTCGCCCGCAGTCCTGTGACCCGTCCCCCGGTCGAGGAACCCCCACCCATCCTGATTGAAGGGGTGCAAGTTACCGATGGGGGTTTGCTGGTGCGCCTGCGGGGTCAGATCCCCCAAGCTCAGGTGCGGCGTTCCCCCAACCGGCAAGAAATTTGGGTGGACATTCCGGCGGCCCTGGCGGCCCGTTGGCAGACGGAGGCTCTGAATTTAGCGTCATTGGGGGTCCTACGCTTTCAGGTGCAACAGGTCCAGAACCAACCCCCCATCACCCGCCTGACGCTCCAGGTGGACGAAAATAGCCCCGACTGGCAGGTGATAACCCAGGGTCAGGGGTTGGTGCTTTCCCCTAAAGCTCAACGCTACGGCCCAGAAGCAGCAGCCGTTGCTCCCCCCGTACAACGGTTACGTCCTTTGTTGCCCTCCCTGATACCGGTGATTGATAACGTGGAGTGGGACCGCACCCACCAGCAGATAGTGTTGCGGGCCAACCGACCCTTCAGTTACAGACAGAGCTGGGAACGGGAACCGGGCTTGAATTTTGCCTCGTTGCGTATGATTTTGGAGGGGGTGCGGTTGTCGCCACGGGCAGAACAGGCCCTCAAGGGGATTCCCGGTTTGACCGTCGCCGTTGAATCCGGACCGGGGAACCAACTGACCCTCCTCTGGCGGCCTTCCCAGCAGATGCGCTTGCTTGGGATTCAGGAACTGGCGCCCCAGGTGCTGGCCGTGCAACTGTTACCGGTGGGGACGGCAGACCAACCCCCCCTATCGGCCCTAGCACGCTGGTTAAGTCGGCGTCCCCAACCGCCCACTGCCACGGTTCCTCAGCCCAGTCCGCCACCGGTGAATCCTCCGCAACCGACGCCCGGACGACTGGTGGTGGTCTTGGACCCCGGTCATGGGGGTCGGGACCCTGGCGCCATCGGTATTGGCGGCCTGCGGGAGTCGGAACTGGTATTGGACATTTCCCGCCAAGTAGCCGCCTTACTAGAGCAACAGGGGGTTCAGGTGGTCATGACCCGCACGGCGGATGTGGAGGTGGACCTGGAACCCCGGGTGGCCCTGGCGCGACGGGTGAATGCCACGATATTCGTCAGTATTCACGCCAACGCCATCAGCCTAAGTCGCCCGGATGTCAACGGCATTGAAACCTACTACTTCCATCCCGGTAGTTATGCCCTGGCAGTGGAATTGCACCGGTCCATGTTGCAGGCCAGCGGCTTGGCAGACCGGGGGGTCCGGCGGGCACGGTTTTACGTAATTCGCCATACGCCGCCGACGATGCCTTCGGTCCTGCTGGAGGTGGGGTTTGTAACGGGGGCCAGGGATGCGGCCTTTTTATCTTCACCCCAGGGGCGGCGGGCCATGGCTCAGGGGATTGCCCAGGGCATCCTGCGCTATCTGCGGGTACGGCCATGA
- a CDS encoding metallothionein yields the protein MVKCDCERCVCQVDPATAIRVGDKVYCSEACAQGHPQGSGCGHAGCPC from the coding sequence ATGGTCAAGTGCGACTGTGAGCGGTGTGTGTGCCAGGTGGACCCGGCGACGGCCATCCGGGTAGGGGATAAGGTCTATTGCAGCGAGGCCTGTGCCCAGGGGCATCCCCAGGGGTCGGGTTGTGGTCACGCCGGTTGTCCCTGCTAG
- a CDS encoding pentapeptide repeat-containing protein: MVGVNQDFKQELLACQQRQATGTLHVQAGGQRWWLYFFLGRLLYATGGSHRVRRWYRSLKAHCPQFQPDWSALEATQPWEYWALVQGTKQGRLTPAQAKAVIWNSVLEVLFTILAQDQVTYRFQAGQGLGSQIALLQVERVLEEVAQLQHQWQAAGWGQLQHVAKHLSPDLAPIACRPDSIPDQQWVAWLRGQQTLWDLVGLTRKSVLQTVGPIVRWVQQGWVELQVIPDLPAPVQESSSVRTPDNPDQPLIACLDDSPVMLKVVEGTLARAGYRVMTLAEPMTQMAALLEAKPDVILMDWVMPHVNGYELCALLRKTSTFRDTPIFLITAHEGIVNRTRARLAGVTEILKKPLNPEELLQLVGRYAPLHRPMTREVGIPLEPIPAAPPDPEQVEDHLEDPDVQARQLLERYAAGERDFSGMRLVGCNLQGANLEGINLCRAELMLANLSGCLLTGAKLTGANLMGAELVKTNLREANLSGANLIGANLSQANLSNAQLVNSNLSSANFSQSRLRGANLSEALAAGANFTGADLWQTNLYATNLHGAVLHRANLERANLTGANLWQAQMEQTHLEGANLTGAVLPQVVDT, from the coding sequence ATGGTTGGTGTGAACCAAGATTTCAAGCAGGAACTCCTGGCCTGTCAGCAACGGCAAGCAACGGGCACCCTGCATGTGCAAGCGGGGGGACAGCGATGGTGGTTGTATTTCTTCCTAGGCCGCTTGCTGTACGCCACCGGGGGGAGCCACCGGGTGCGGCGCTGGTATCGTAGCCTGAAGGCTCACTGTCCCCAATTTCAACCGGATTGGTCGGCTTTAGAAGCCACCCAGCCGTGGGAGTATTGGGCGTTGGTGCAGGGAACCAAGCAGGGACGTTTGACGCCGGCTCAGGCCAAAGCCGTCATCTGGAATAGCGTTTTGGAGGTGTTGTTTACCATCCTTGCCCAGGACCAGGTGACCTATCGTTTCCAGGCAGGCCAGGGTTTGGGCAGTCAAATTGCCCTGTTGCAGGTGGAACGGGTGCTCGAGGAGGTCGCCCAGTTGCAGCACCAATGGCAAGCGGCAGGCTGGGGGCAGTTGCAGCATGTGGCCAAACACTTATCCCCTGATTTGGCTCCCATAGCCTGCCGGCCGGACAGTATCCCTGATCAACAGTGGGTGGCTTGGCTTAGGGGCCAACAGACCCTCTGGGATTTGGTTGGGTTAACCCGCAAGTCAGTGCTGCAGACCGTCGGGCCGATTGTGCGGTGGGTACAACAGGGGTGGGTGGAACTGCAGGTGATACCGGATTTGCCGGCCCCAGTGCAGGAATCTAGCTCTGTCCGCACCCCAGACAACCCTGACCAGCCCCTGATTGCTTGTCTGGACGACAGCCCGGTGATGCTCAAAGTTGTGGAAGGCACCCTGGCCCGCGCCGGTTATCGGGTGATGACGCTGGCGGAACCGATGACCCAGATGGCCGCCCTGCTGGAGGCGAAACCGGATGTCATCCTCATGGACTGGGTGATGCCCCATGTCAACGGCTATGAACTGTGTGCTTTACTACGCAAAACATCCACTTTTCGGGATACGCCGATTTTTCTGATCACGGCCCATGAGGGCATTGTCAACCGCACCCGCGCCCGCTTGGCTGGGGTTACGGAAATCCTCAAAAAGCCGCTGAATCCCGAGGAATTATTGCAATTGGTCGGTCGTTACGCCCCCTTGCACCGGCCGATGACTAGGGAGGTTGGTATCCCCCTTGAACCTATCCCTGCAGCCCCCCCGGACCCGGAACAGGTGGAGGACCATCTGGAGGACCCGGATGTCCAGGCCCGGCAACTGCTGGAACGCTACGCTGCGGGTGAGCGGGATTTCAGTGGGATGCGCCTAGTTGGCTGTAACCTGCAGGGGGCCAACCTAGAAGGTATCAATCTCTGTCGCGCAGAGCTGATGCTGGCGAACTTAAGCGGTTGTTTGCTGACCGGTGCCAAGCTGACGGGTGCTAATTTGATGGGTGCCGAATTGGTCAAAACTAATTTGCGGGAAGCCAACCTCAGCGGCGCCAATCTGATCGGGGCCAACCTCAGCCAGGCCAACCTCAGTAACGCCCAATTGGTCAACAGTAATCTTAGCTCCGCCAACTTCTCCCAGAGCCGGCTACGGGGGGCCAATTTGAGTGAAGCCCTGGCTGCCGGTGCTAATTTCACCGGTGCTGATTTGTGGCAAACCAACCTGTACGCTACCAACCTTCACGGAGCAGTTTTGCATCGGGCCAACCTGGAACGGGCCAACCTTACTGGCGCTAACCTTTGGCAAGCCCAGATGGAACAGACCCATTTAGAGGGGGCCAACTTGACCGGTGCTGTCCTACCCCAAGTGGTCGATACCTAG
- a CDS encoding response regulator codes for MSNITHDIRRELTALHQQQVTGTLVVESGQQHWWLYFFMGRLLYATGGSHRVRRWYRAVETHCPQFQPDWSALEATQPWEYWALVQGTIQGRLTPTQAKAVILSSVLEVLFAVLAADEVTVQLQMGQSLERQIALLQVEQVVQEAQQLREQWQATGVRQLSNGAQLSPDWTPVAQRTHQIPSPEWPMLLSGQYTLWDIMNLTRKPLKATVGPVVQWVQRGWVELQLLPDLPSPVMGQSAPVTTFTDLETSTRQPVVACLDASPVMLKYLETVLVQAGYRVLAIADPMLQITALLEANPDVILIDKGLATVNSQELCNFLRKTPVCQETPLILMAPVEDTMDQQISSPTVTDILLKPFTPEQLLTLVSHYAPLPRSLAAKPPLFAPANLPLELPHQRQSREAGTGKDSKSSKLQWRGSRYSGS; via the coding sequence ATGAGCAATATCACCCATGACATACGGCGTGAGCTGACGGCTTTGCATCAGCAACAGGTGACGGGGACGTTAGTGGTTGAGTCCGGGCAACAGCACTGGTGGCTGTATTTTTTTATGGGGCGGTTGTTGTACGCCACTGGGGGGAGCCATCGGGTGCGCCGCTGGTATCGGGCGGTAGAAACCCATTGCCCCCAATTTCAACCGGATTGGTCGGCCTTAGAAGCCACCCAGCCGTGGGAGTATTGGGCGCTGGTGCAGGGCACAATCCAGGGCCGTTTGACCCCCACCCAGGCGAAGGCGGTTATTCTCAGTAGTGTTTTAGAGGTGTTATTTGCCGTCTTGGCCGCCGATGAGGTCACGGTTCAATTGCAGATGGGGCAGAGCCTGGAGCGCCAGATTGCCCTTTTACAGGTGGAACAGGTGGTGCAGGAGGCCCAGCAGTTGCGGGAGCAATGGCAGGCCACCGGTGTCCGGCAACTGTCGAACGGCGCGCAACTTTCCCCCGACTGGACACCAGTGGCCCAGCGCACCCACCAGATCCCCAGTCCAGAGTGGCCCATGCTGCTCAGCGGCCAGTACACCCTGTGGGACATCATGAATCTGACCCGCAAACCCCTCAAGGCCACAGTAGGACCGGTGGTACAGTGGGTGCAACGGGGCTGGGTGGAGTTGCAACTATTGCCGGATTTACCCAGTCCGGTGATGGGGCAGAGCGCGCCGGTCACGACCTTTACAGACCTAGAAACCTCAACCCGGCAACCCGTCGTGGCCTGCTTGGATGCCAGCCCGGTGATGCTCAAGTACCTAGAAACGGTACTGGTGCAAGCGGGTTATCGCGTCCTGGCCATTGCCGACCCCATGCTGCAAATCACGGCGCTGCTGGAGGCCAACCCCGATGTCATTTTGATTGACAAGGGGCTGGCGACGGTCAACAGCCAGGAGCTGTGTAATTTTTTGCGGAAAACGCCGGTCTGCCAGGAAACCCCCCTCATTCTCATGGCCCCCGTTGAGGATACGATGGACCAGCAAATTTCCTCGCCGACGGTGACCGACATCCTGCTTAAACCCTTTACCCCGGAGCAGTTACTGACCCTTGTGAGTCATTACGCCCCCCTGCCGCGCTCTCTGGCCGCCAAACCACCCCTATTTGCGCCAGCGAACCTCCCGCTTGAGCTCCCCCATCAGCGGCAATCCCGAGAGGCCGGCACAGGAAAGGACAGCAAAAGCAGTAAATTACAGTGGCGCGGGTCCCGCTATTCCGGGTCTTAG
- the tadA gene encoding tRNA adenosine(34) deaminase TadA, translated as MPSHEDWMRLALQLAVRAGQGGDVPVGAVIVDERGVCIAQGENLRERTHDPTAHAEIVALRQAGQALGTWYLTGCTLYVTLEPCSMCAGALVNARIGRLVYGAPDPKAGAIDSVIQIPTSQASNHRFPVVGGVLEAECREVLQTWFRQRRGQRPENMA; from the coding sequence GTGCCCAGCCACGAAGACTGGATGCGACTGGCGCTGCAACTGGCCGTCCGAGCCGGGCAGGGGGGGGATGTGCCGGTGGGCGCGGTGATTGTGGATGAGCGGGGGGTGTGTATCGCCCAAGGGGAAAACCTGCGGGAGCGCACCCATGACCCCACCGCCCACGCCGAAATCGTGGCTCTCCGTCAGGCGGGGCAAGCCCTGGGCACCTGGTATCTCACTGGCTGTACGTTGTACGTAACGCTAGAACCCTGTTCCATGTGCGCCGGTGCCCTGGTGAACGCCCGGATCGGCCGGTTGGTGTACGGTGCGCCGGACCCCAAAGCCGGGGCAATTGACAGTGTGATTCAGATCCCCACTAGTCAGGCCTCGAACCATCGGTTTCCGGTGGTGGGGGGCGTTTTGGAGGCGGAGTGCCGGGAAGTGCTGCAAACCTGGTTTCGCCAGCGCCGGGGGCAGCGCCCAGAAAATATGGCATAA
- a CDS encoding DUF393 domain-containing protein, whose translation MEPTWKIKLLYDGDCPLCLREVAFLRRQDAGRGWVAFVDITAPDYDPQAHAGIDFATAMSRIHAILPDGTVLRDMEVFRRVYEVLGLGWLYAWTGWPLIKPLADRLYGWWAKHRLTLTGRPDLTTLTAQRCQGRCGSSAHGRDRKGQL comes from the coding sequence ATGGAACCCACCTGGAAGATCAAGTTGCTCTATGACGGCGATTGCCCCCTGTGTCTGCGGGAAGTGGCCTTTTTACGGCGCCAGGATGCCGGTCGGGGGTGGGTGGCCTTTGTGGACATTACCGCGCCGGACTACGACCCCCAGGCCCATGCCGGGATTGACTTTGCCACCGCCATGAGCCGGATCCATGCCATCTTGCCTGACGGAACCGTGCTGCGGGATATGGAGGTGTTTCGCCGGGTTTATGAGGTCCTCGGGCTGGGGTGGCTGTATGCCTGGACGGGCTGGCCCCTAATAAAACCCCTGGCGGACCGCCTGTACGGTTGGTGGGCCAAACATCGTCTAACCCTCACGGGTCGACCCGATTTGACCACCCTAACGGCTCAGCGGTGTCAGGGTCGGTGTGGGTCATCTGCCCATGGACGTGACCGGAAGGGCCAGCTCTAG
- a CDS encoding CrcB family protein: protein MVSSALDLLSHPAWVPLWVAMGAIPGALARHYILTWCNRQWEGAFPWSTLGVNCSGSVLLGYCAAVVHPHLPGLNALLAMGFISSYTTFSTYALELSLLRRQRRYLTLLLYGLGSPLAGFLGVEGGIALGGGLVSHG from the coding sequence ATGGTTAGCTCGGCGTTGGACCTCCTGAGTCATCCGGCCTGGGTGCCCCTGTGGGTGGCGATGGGAGCTATCCCCGGTGCTCTGGCGCGGCATTATATCCTGACCTGGTGCAACCGTCAGTGGGAGGGGGCCTTCCCCTGGAGCACCCTGGGGGTGAATTGCTCCGGTTCGGTGCTGCTGGGCTATTGCGCTGCTGTGGTGCATCCCCACCTGCCGGGGTTAAATGCCCTGCTGGCGATGGGATTTATTTCCTCCTACACTACGTTTTCCACCTACGCCCTGGAGCTGTCGTTACTGCGCCGGCAAAGGCGGTATCTGACCCTGCTGCTTTACGGGTTGGGGAGTCCCCTGGCGGGGTTCCTGGGGGTGGAAGGGGGAATCGCCCTGGGTGGTGGCCTAGTCTCCCACGGCTAG
- the tal gene encoding transaldolase — MDATNPLLEIPKYGQSIWMDNLSRNLIVSGELQRLISSRGIRGITSNPAIFQKAIAGNVIYDADIVAGVKAGLSVMQIYESLVFKDVQDACDIFRPIYESSNGVDGYVSIEVPPQLARDTEGTVREALRYFQAIDRPNVMIKIPGTPEGLVAVERVIAAGVNVNVTLLFSVQSYVETAWAYIRGLEARVARGEPLDRIASVASFFLSRIDTKVDKLLEAIGTPEAKALLGKTAIANAKVAYERFQEILAHPRWQALAAKGAKIQRLLWASTSTKNPQYSDVMYVEELVGPNTVNTLPPETIEACADHCQISDHLRDGFDQAEAVLAQVQALGIDLDKVMAELLEEGIQKFIEPFESLLNSLREKVAQLTPA; from the coding sequence ATGGATGCGACCAATCCCCTGTTAGAGATTCCCAAGTACGGGCAGAGCATTTGGATGGACAATTTGAGTCGCAATCTCATTGTCTCCGGCGAGTTGCAGCGGTTAATCAGCAGTCGTGGCATTCGTGGGATTACGTCCAACCCGGCGATTTTCCAGAAGGCGATTGCCGGGAATGTCATTTACGACGCCGATATTGTGGCGGGGGTCAAAGCCGGTTTATCGGTGATGCAAATCTACGAATCCCTGGTGTTCAAGGATGTTCAGGATGCCTGTGACATCTTCCGTCCCATTTATGAGTCCAGCAACGGTGTTGATGGGTATGTGAGTATCGAAGTCCCTCCCCAGTTGGCCCGGGATACGGAGGGTACGGTGCGGGAGGCGTTGCGTTACTTCCAGGCCATCGATCGCCCCAATGTAATGATCAAAATTCCGGGGACACCGGAGGGTTTGGTGGCGGTCGAGCGGGTGATTGCGGCGGGTGTGAATGTCAACGTCACTCTCCTTTTTAGCGTGCAGAGCTATGTGGAAACGGCCTGGGCCTATATTCGCGGATTAGAGGCGCGGGTAGCACGGGGCGAACCCCTTGACCGGATTGCCTCGGTGGCCAGCTTTTTCCTCAGCCGGATTGACACCAAAGTGGACAAACTCCTGGAGGCTATCGGCACGCCGGAGGCCAAAGCGCTCCTGGGGAAAACGGCCATCGCCAATGCCAAGGTGGCCTACGAGCGGTTCCAGGAAATCCTGGCCCATCCCCGTTGGCAAGCCCTGGCCGCCAAGGGAGCAAAAATCCAGCGGTTGCTCTGGGCCAGCACCAGCACCAAAAATCCCCAGTACAGCGATGTGATGTATGTCGAGGAGCTGGTGGGGCCTAATACGGTCAACACCCTGCCGCCGGAGACCATCGAGGCCTGTGCGGACCACTGCCAAATCAGCGACCACCTGCGGGATGGCTTCGACCAGGCAGAGGCGGTCTTGGCCCAGGTGCAAGCGCTGGGGATTGACCTGGACAAGGTGATGGCGGAACTCCTGGAAGAGGGTATTCAGAAGTTCATTGAGCCGTTTGAATCCCTGCTGAATTCCCTGCGGGAGAAGGTGGCGCAATTGACACCAGCCTAG
- the murI gene encoding glutamate racemase, with protein MTAIGIYDSGLGGLTVLRALRQQLPQEPVLYLGDTARVPYGTRSAAELLTFGREILTWMGQQGVKMVLVACNTSSALVLDQLQREFPWPILGLILPGARAAVAQGRRIGVLATPATVASGAYPRAIREACPQAGVWQVPCPQLVPLIEQGHSHTPEMRQLLRRYLAPLVSVGVDTLVYGCTHYPLLDDLVAELVPAHVQRVDPAVALVQAAAQELDALGLRHHGPAGEVRLGVSGDPGHFQRLAQRWLGTLPTVEAVTLPVCERLAVGD; from the coding sequence ATGACCGCCATCGGCATCTATGACAGCGGGCTGGGGGGGTTAACCGTCCTGCGGGCCTTGCGGCAACAGTTGCCCCAGGAACCGGTGCTGTATTTGGGGGATACGGCCCGGGTGCCCTACGGAACGCGCTCGGCGGCGGAATTGCTCACCTTTGGCCGGGAAATCCTCACCTGGATGGGGCAGCAGGGGGTCAAGATGGTGCTGGTGGCCTGTAATACCAGTTCGGCGCTGGTGTTGGATCAGTTGCAGCGGGAATTCCCCTGGCCTATTTTGGGGCTAATCCTACCAGGGGCGCGGGCGGCGGTGGCCCAGGGACGGCGTATCGGTGTGTTGGCGACGCCGGCAACGGTAGCCAGTGGGGCCTATCCCCGGGCCATTCGGGAAGCCTGTCCCCAAGCGGGTGTGTGGCAAGTCCCCTGTCCCCAGTTGGTGCCCCTGATTGAGCAAGGTCACAGTCACACCCCGGAAATGCGCCAGCTTTTGCGGCGTTACTTAGCCCCCCTAGTGAGCGTGGGGGTGGATACGTTGGTTTATGGCTGTACCCACTACCCCCTGTTGGACGACCTGGTGGCGGAACTGGTGCCGGCCCATGTGCAGCGGGTGGACCCGGCAGTGGCCCTGGTGCAGGCGGCGGCCCAAGAACTGGATGCTCTGGGGTTACGGCACCACGGACCGGCGGGTGAAGTCCGGTTAGGGGTCAGCGGCGACCCAGGTCATTTTCAACGCCTAGCGCAACGGTGGTTGGGCACCCTGCCGACGGTGGAAGCCGTTACCCTACCCGTTTGCGAGCGACTAGCCGTGGGAGACTAG
- a CDS encoding CrcB family protein: MVAWRVPAAIGLGAVAGALSRYGVDGLADQLGWGVAVATFLVNITGCGAIGLIATLCEQPEWARYPERRLVLVTGFLGSYTTFASYELDSARLWADHHWGADLLYWAGSCLAGWACLELGVWLARRWTS; the protein is encoded by the coding sequence ATGGTGGCTTGGCGGGTACCGGCGGCGATCGGCTTGGGGGCCGTGGCGGGGGCGCTTAGCCGTTATGGAGTGGATGGGTTGGCCGACCAGCTGGGGTGGGGTGTGGCGGTGGCCACGTTTCTGGTGAATATCACCGGCTGTGGGGCGATTGGGCTGATAGCCACCCTGTGCGAGCAACCAGAATGGGCCAGGTATCCCGAGCGGCGGCTAGTTTTGGTCACAGGGTTTCTCGGCTCCTATACCACCTTCGCCAGTTATGAGTTGGACAGCGCCCGGCTATGGGCGGACCACCACTGGGGAGCGGATTTGCTCTACTGGGCCGGCAGTTGTCTGGCAGGGTGGGCGTGTTTGGAACTGGGGGTATGGTTAGCTCGGCGTTGGACCTCCTGA
- a CDS encoding histidine kinase dimerization/phospho-acceptor domain-containing protein, which translates to MTLAADLINCLPIGVVLTTEQGRIEHCNWAMADWFCFDPQRLQGHGITEFWPELTPYLRWRDAGGRVRLGQQDNWLVMRVTVRPLTQPNLTGLVWSFIPEHSRDLEQSQEEFMATVSHELRTPLTSIKGFVETLLQAQDRLSREQIRHFLEIVQGQVQQLTNLIETVLQVARWQMTPGHFRPVYLADLVPEVMQELEGRQGGERVVWRIQDVPPVWTDPKLLVPVLVQVLDYALTHTPGQAQVQVRSWRDGSGLQIGVPELELGELWYPLGPTRPSMGLAITQMLVERIQGRLLLDQGLVLELPRAARAHSAQELGHSKPV; encoded by the coding sequence ATGACCTTGGCTGCCGACCTTATCAATTGTCTACCGATTGGGGTGGTGTTGACCACAGAGCAGGGGCGGATTGAGCACTGCAATTGGGCCATGGCCGATTGGTTTTGCTTTGATCCCCAGCGCCTCCAGGGCCATGGCATTACTGAGTTTTGGCCGGAATTGACGCCCTATTTACGCTGGCGCGACGCCGGGGGGCGGGTGCGTTTAGGCCAGCAGGACAATTGGTTGGTGATGCGGGTCACGGTGCGGCCCCTCACCCAGCCGAACCTCACCGGGTTGGTGTGGAGTTTTATTCCGGAGCACAGTCGGGATTTGGAGCAGTCCCAGGAGGAATTCATGGCCACCGTCAGCCACGAATTGCGCACCCCCCTGACCAGCATCAAGGGTTTTGTCGAAACCTTGTTGCAGGCCCAGGACCGCTTGAGCCGGGAGCAAATCCGTCACTTTCTGGAAATTGTGCAGGGGCAGGTGCAGCAGTTGACCAATTTGATCGAGACGGTGTTGCAGGTGGCCCGCTGGCAGATGACGCCGGGGCATTTCCGGCCCGTGTACCTGGCGGATTTGGTGCCGGAGGTCATGCAGGAGTTGGAGGGACGGCAGGGTGGCGAACGGGTGGTATGGCGCATTCAGGATGTACCGCCGGTGTGGACGGACCCGAAGTTGCTTGTGCCGGTTCTGGTGCAGGTGTTGGACTATGCCTTGACCCACACCCCAGGGCAAGCCCAGGTGCAGGTGCGTTCCTGGCGCGATGGCAGTGGTTTGCAGATTGGTGTACCGGAGTTAGAGCTGGGGGAATTGTGGTATCCCTTGGGGCCGACGCGACCCAGTATGGGACTGGCCATCACCCAGATGCTGGTGGAGCGCATCCAGGGGCGGTTGTTGTTGGACCAGGGGTTGGTTTTGGAGTTGCCCCGGGCGGCCCGTGCGCACTCTGCCCAGGAACTGGGACATAGTAAACCGGTTTAG